Proteins from one Loktanella sp. M215 genomic window:
- the mtgA gene encoding monofunctional biosynthetic peptidoglycan transglycosylase yields the protein MAKTRKSAKSDTPAPRLTGRLIRRRLRQAVLGVIGLVVLVTLLYKLVNPPTTPYMLTEGHRLGGVTQDWVAMDDIAPVMARSVVAAEDANFCLHWGLDIGAIRAALAAGGDRGASTISQQVVKNVYLWQGRNWVRKALEAVWTPLTEFLWSKRRILELYMNVAEFDTGVFGVQAAAQHYFGVDARSLSGVQAARLAMVLPDPKGRDAANPTAWQRRRAAGIMDGAATIAVDGRASCFQS from the coding sequence ATGGCGAAAACCCGCAAATCCGCAAAGTCCGACACACCCGCGCCGCGCCTGACCGGCCGGTTGATCCGGCGCAGGCTGCGGCAGGCGGTGCTGGGCGTGATCGGGCTCGTGGTGCTGGTGACACTGCTTTACAAACTCGTGAACCCGCCGACGACGCCCTACATGCTGACCGAGGGCCACAGGCTGGGGGGCGTCACGCAGGACTGGGTGGCGATGGACGATATCGCACCGGTCATGGCGCGATCCGTCGTCGCGGCCGAGGATGCGAATTTCTGCCTGCATTGGGGGCTTGATATCGGCGCGATCCGGGCGGCGCTGGCAGCGGGCGGCGATCGCGGGGCATCGACCATCTCTCAGCAGGTGGTCAAGAATGTCTACCTCTGGCAGGGGCGAAACTGGGTCCGCAAGGCACTGGAAGCAGTCTGGACGCCGCTGACCGAATTCTTGTGGAGCAAGCGGCGTATCCTGGAACTTTACATGAATGTCGCTGAATTCGATACCGGCGTCTTTGGCGTGCAGGCGGCGGCGCAGCATTATTTCGGCGTCGATGCCCGGAGCCTGAGCGGCGTGCAAGCCGCTCGGCTTGCGATGGTGCTGCCGGATCCCAAGGGGCGCGACGCTGCCAATCCGACCGCGTGGCAGCGCCGGCGGGCGGCGGGCATCATGGACGGGGCTGCCACGATCGCCGTTGACGGGCGTGCGTCCTGTTTCCAGAGTTGA
- a CDS encoding DUF6538 domain-containing protein: MPKKNNTPGLKLRGNVYYIRIRVPAAYADVEPRNEVFRSLNTSDLHEAQAKCANARLALRVEWDAARAAQKADVRAVFDTSTELLRSWGMSFSPMTDLLTGEIDELLRRIEKDCQRRSCIPRRARNPWSGRSPGPHSGRDGRANVRTEGSRDPS, from the coding sequence ATGCCAAAGAAGAACAATACCCCAGGTCTCAAGCTGCGAGGCAACGTCTACTACATCCGAATCCGCGTCCCGGCCGCATATGCTGACGTCGAGCCGCGCAACGAGGTCTTTCGGTCGCTCAATACGAGTGATCTTCATGAGGCCCAGGCAAAGTGCGCCAATGCTCGTCTCGCCCTTCGGGTCGAATGGGATGCCGCGCGTGCGGCTCAGAAGGCCGACGTCCGCGCCGTCTTCGATACGTCGACGGAGCTGCTGCGATCATGGGGCATGTCATTTAGCCCGATGACTGACTTACTCACTGGCGAGATCGACGAATTGCTTCGCCGAATCGAAAAAGATTGCCAACGTCGATCCTGCATCCCCCGCCGTGCACGCAATCCTTGGAGCGGTCGATCGCCCGGACCACACTCTGGCAGAGATGGCAGAGCGAATGTCAGAACTGAAGGCAGCAGAGATCCGAGCTAA
- a CDS encoding NAD(P)-dependent oxidoreductase — protein sequence MTSPTAPGIAAGRLTADQIAAGFTDLHSPLDDHEVLVAADRCYFCYDAPCVTACPTSIDIPLFIRQITTGTSEAAARTIFESNILGGMCARVCPTEDLCEGACVREAAEGKPVEIGRLQRHATDTLMARQGHPFTRAPETGKRVAVVGAGPAGLSCAHRLAMLGHAVTLYDARPKPGGLNEYGIAAYKSTDGFAAREVEWLLGIGGIDLETGKALGSDLSLDDLATAFDAVFLGVGLGGVNALGIAGDDRDGVANAVSFIADLRQSADLTTLPVGRNVVVIGGGMTAVDAAVQSKLLGAENVTIAYRRGRDAMGASRYEQDLAASHGVRLMFNVQPHGVHDGGIDLEYTAGDGSGLKGTGETVTLPADQVFRAIGQTLTTDGGLTVEGRKIKVTGAGRTTRDGVWAGGDCALGGDDLTVTAVAEGRDAAMDIHAVLTGA from the coding sequence ATGACATCGCCCACCGCCCCCGGAATTGCCGCAGGCCGCCTGACCGCTGACCAGATTGCCGCCGGTTTCACAGACCTGCACAGCCCCCTTGACGACCACGAGGTTCTGGTCGCCGCTGATCGCTGCTATTTCTGCTACGATGCGCCCTGTGTGACGGCCTGCCCGACGTCGATCGATATTCCACTGTTCATCCGGCAGATCACGACCGGCACATCCGAGGCCGCGGCGCGCACGATCTTTGAGAGCAACATCCTTGGCGGCATGTGCGCCCGTGTCTGCCCGACCGAGGATTTGTGCGAGGGCGCCTGCGTGCGCGAGGCGGCAGAGGGCAAGCCTGTGGAGATCGGTCGCCTGCAGCGCCACGCCACGGATACGCTGATGGCACGACAGGGGCATCCGTTCACCCGCGCGCCAGAGACGGGCAAGCGCGTCGCCGTCGTGGGCGCTGGTCCCGCCGGCTTGTCCTGTGCGCACCGTCTGGCGATGCTGGGGCACGCCGTGACTCTTTATGACGCGCGGCCGAAGCCCGGCGGCCTGAATGAATACGGTATTGCCGCCTATAAATCGACCGACGGTTTTGCCGCGCGAGAGGTCGAGTGGCTGTTGGGCATTGGCGGGATCGATCTTGAGACAGGCAAGGCACTTGGCAGCGATCTGAGCCTCGACGATCTGGCGACGGCTTTCGACGCGGTGTTTCTTGGCGTCGGTCTGGGGGGCGTCAATGCCCTGGGGATCGCGGGCGACGATCGTGACGGCGTGGCCAACGCGGTCAGCTTCATCGCGGACCTGCGGCAGAGCGCGGATCTGACCACCCTTCCCGTCGGGCGCAATGTTGTCGTCATCGGTGGCGGCATGACGGCCGTGGACGCGGCAGTGCAGTCGAAACTGCTGGGGGCCGAGAATGTCACCATCGCCTATCGGCGTGGACGCGATGCGATGGGGGCCAGCCGGTACGAACAAGATCTGGCGGCCAGCCACGGTGTGCGGCTGATGTTCAACGTGCAGCCGCACGGCGTCCATGACGGCGGGATCGATCTGGAATACACTGCTGGCGACGGCAGCGGCCTGAAGGGGACCGGAGAGACGGTGACCCTGCCCGCCGATCAGGTCTTTCGCGCCATCGGCCAGACCCTGACGACCGACGGCGGCCTGACCGTCGAGGGGCGCAAGATCAAGGTGACCGGTGCCGGACGCACGACGCGCGATGGCGTCTGGGCCGGTGGCGATTGTGCGCTGGGCGGCGATGACCTGACGGTGACAGCCGTCGCGGAAGGACGAGATGCCGCGATGGATATCCATGCGGTGCTGACCGGTGCCTGA
- a CDS encoding NAD(P)-dependent oxidoreductase, which produces MAGQKMLKFTTVSRDMPEKRPPNLRREDFHEIYAEYATAKAEEQASRCSQCGVPYCQSHCPLQNNIPDWLRLTAEGRLQEAYEISQATNTFPEICGRICPQDRLCEGNCVIEQSGHGTVTIGSVEKYITDTAFEEGWVKPIRPYAERTESVGIIGAGPGGLAAADMLRRQGVQVTVYDRYDRGGGLLTYGIPGFKLEKDIVMQRMAQLEDGGVEFVMNCNVGEDLSFDAIRGKHDAVLIATGVYKTRDLDNHGSDADGIVNAIDYLTASNRVSFGDDVAEFTSGELNAAGKKVVVIGGGDTAMDCVRTAIRQGATSVKCLYRRDRANMPGSQREVQNAEEEGVEFVWLSAPKMFVDDAANLNDTRAITGPLRGVVVDKMRLGQPDATGRRSPELIDGAHYVEEADLVVKALGFEPEDLPTLWGVEGLEVTRWGTVKADFTTGKTTLDGVFAAGDIVRGASLVVWAIKDGRDCATAILDYLSQSDAVAAE; this is translated from the coding sequence ATGGCCGGCCAGAAAATGCTGAAGTTCACGACCGTCAGCCGGGACATGCCGGAAAAGCGGCCGCCGAACCTGCGGCGCGAGGATTTTCATGAAATCTACGCCGAATATGCGACCGCCAAGGCCGAAGAACAGGCGAGCCGCTGCAGCCAATGCGGCGTGCCCTATTGCCAGAGCCATTGCCCCCTCCAGAACAACATTCCCGACTGGCTCCGCCTGACGGCGGAAGGGCGGCTTCAGGAAGCCTACGAGATCAGCCAGGCCACGAATACTTTCCCAGAGATCTGCGGCCGCATCTGCCCGCAGGACCGTCTGTGCGAAGGCAACTGCGTCATCGAACAATCCGGCCACGGCACCGTGACCATCGGGTCGGTCGAGAAATACATCACCGATACCGCGTTCGAGGAGGGCTGGGTCAAGCCGATCCGCCCCTATGCGGAGCGCACAGAAAGCGTCGGCATCATCGGTGCCGGTCCGGGTGGTCTTGCGGCGGCCGACATGTTGCGCCGTCAGGGCGTGCAGGTTACGGTCTATGATCGCTACGACCGCGGCGGCGGTCTGCTGACCTACGGCATCCCCGGCTTCAAGCTGGAAAAGGACATCGTCATGCAGCGCATGGCGCAGCTGGAAGACGGCGGCGTCGAGTTCGTGATGAACTGCAATGTGGGCGAGGATCTGTCATTCGACGCGATCCGCGGCAAGCACGATGCGGTCCTGATCGCCACAGGCGTCTACAAGACGCGCGATCTGGACAACCATGGGTCTGACGCTGACGGCATCGTCAACGCCATCGACTATCTGACCGCCAGCAACCGCGTCAGCTTTGGTGACGATGTGGCCGAGTTCACCTCTGGCGAGCTGAATGCCGCGGGCAAGAAGGTCGTCGTGATTGGCGGCGGCGATACGGCGATGGACTGTGTGCGCACCGCGATCCGTCAGGGCGCGACGTCCGTGAAATGCCTTTATCGCCGCGACCGCGCCAACATGCCGGGATCGCAGCGCGAGGTGCAGAATGCCGAGGAAGAGGGTGTCGAATTCGTCTGGCTGTCCGCGCCGAAGATGTTCGTGGATGACGCGGCCAACCTGAACGACACCCGCGCCATCACCGGCCCGCTGCGCGGCGTCGTCGTCGACAAGATGCGTCTGGGCCAGCCCGATGCCACCGGTCGCCGCAGCCCAGAGCTGATCGACGGCGCCCATTACGTCGAAGAGGCTGACCTTGTCGTCAAGGCGCTGGGGTTCGAGCCAGAGGATTTGCCGACGCTTTGGGGTGTCGAGGGGCTGGAGGTCACGCGTTGGGGCACGGTCAAGGCCGACTTCACCACGGGCAAGACCACGCTGGACGGCGTCTTTGCGGCCGGCGACATCGTGCGCGGGGCCAGCCTCGTGGTCTGGGCGATCAAGGACGGGCGCGATTGCGCGACGGCGATCCTCGATTATCTGTCCCAGTCCGATGCGGTGGCGGCGGAATGA
- a CDS encoding undecaprenyl-diphosphate phosphatase, giving the protein MDTHTTLISALLGLIEGLTEFIPVSSTGHLLLAGHFLGFESAGKTFEVVIQLGAVLALLTVYFGKLWQVFRDAPRDPAARRFILSVLIAFLPAVVIGVLAHDFIKNVLFETPRLIAVMLVLGGIVLLFVERIAPPERHDDATAFPMGMSLVIGFIQCLAMIPGVSRSGATIVGALMMGASKRAAAEFSFFLSLPTMAGAFAYDIYKNRDVLDASAVNEIAIGLICAFISAVLVVRWLLGFVSRHGYAPFGWWRIIVGSVAFVALSMGL; this is encoded by the coding sequence ATGGATACCCACACCACCCTCATCTCCGCACTTTTGGGATTGATCGAGGGGCTGACGGAATTCATTCCCGTCTCGTCGACGGGTCACCTTTTGCTGGCCGGTCATTTTCTGGGGTTCGAAAGCGCCGGCAAGACCTTCGAGGTCGTGATCCAACTGGGCGCCGTTCTGGCGCTGCTGACCGTCTATTTTGGCAAGCTGTGGCAGGTCTTTCGTGACGCGCCCCGCGATCCCGCCGCGCGGCGGTTCATCCTGTCCGTGCTGATCGCCTTTCTGCCAGCCGTCGTGATCGGCGTGCTGGCCCATGATTTCATCAAGAACGTCCTGTTCGAGACGCCCCGCCTGATCGCCGTCATGCTGGTGCTGGGTGGCATCGTGCTGCTGTTCGTCGAACGGATCGCCCCACCGGAACGTCACGACGACGCCACTGCCTTCCCGATGGGCATGTCGCTGGTCATCGGATTCATTCAGTGTCTGGCGATGATCCCCGGCGTCTCACGCTCCGGTGCGACCATCGTCGGTGCCTTGATGATGGGCGCCAGCAAGCGCGCTGCCGCGGAATTCAGCTTTTTCCTGTCACTGCCGACGATGGCGGGTGCTTTTGCCTATGACATCTACAAGAACCGTGATGTCCTTGACGCCAGCGCCGTGAACGAGATCGCGATCGGCCTGATCTGCGCGTTCATCAGCGCCGTGCTGGTCGTGCGCTGGCTGCTGGGGTTCGTCAGCCGCCATGGCTACGCGCCGTTCGGCTGGTGGCGAATCATCGTCGGCTCTGTCGCATTCGTCGCACTTTCCATGGGTCTCTGA
- the gltB gene encoding glutamate synthase large subunit codes for MTTYDETWVAAEEAKRKWMAENSLYRDEDEHSSCGVGLVVSIKGEASRDVVEKGINALKAIWHRGAVDADGKTGDGAGIHVQIPQAFFHDQIRRTGHEHAEGERIAVGQIFLPRTDFAAQERCRTIVESEVLRMGHWIYGWRHVPVNIDVLGEKANATRPEIEQILIRCEGEMDEEQFERELYIIRRRIEKAVTAAGVAGFYICSMSTRSIIYKGMMLAEQVAVFYPDLMDQRFESAFAIYHQRYSTNTFPQWSLAQPFRMLAHNGEINTLKGNINWMRSHEIRMASSAFGEAAGDIKPIIPSGASDSAALDSVFEVLVRAGRTAPMAKTMMVPEAWSKQQAEMPQSWQDMYGYCNAVMEPWDGPAALAMTDGRWVCGGLDRNGLRPLRYVVTGDGLLVAGSEAGMVPVDESTVVEKGALGPGQMIAVDMTEGRLYHDTELKNKLAVGQPFGDWVEKVVELSDLLKNVPEQALFEGEVLRRRQRAAGYSIEELEQVLAPMAEDGKEMIASMGDDTPSAVLSTTFRPLSHFFRQNFSQVTNPPIDSLRESRVMSLKTRFGNLKNVLDEDSSQTEILVLESPFVANAEFDEMVKHFGESVAIIDCTFAPGDHALAHALERIRSEAEDAVRSGAGHLVLTDQHQSESRVAMPMILATSAVHSGLTRNGLRTFCSVNVRSAECMDPHYFAVLIGCGATTVNAYLAQDSIADRLNRGLVDGTLTEAVGRYRAAIDAGLLKIMSKMGISVLSSYRGGLNFEAVGLSRAMVAEYFPGMQSRISGIGISGIQAKLEEVHAHGWRQTDQVLPIGGFYKARRSGEKHAWEAQTMHMLQAACAKSSYAMWQQFSKAMQSNPPIHLRDLLAIKPMGKAIPIEEVESITSIRKRFVTPGMSLGALSPEAHKTLNVAMNRIGAKSDSGEGGEDPAHFLPEANGDNPSAKIKQVASGRFGVTAEYLNACEELEIKVAQGAKPGEGGQLPGMKVTDLIARLRHSTKGVTLISPPPHHDIYSIEDLAQLIYDLKQINPRAKVTVKLVASSGVGTIAAGVAKAKADVILISGHNGGTGASPATSIKYAGLPWEMGLTEAHQVLAMNKLRERVILRTDGGLRTGRDIVMAAMMGAEEYGIGTAALIAMGCIMVRQCQSNTCPVGVCTQDPALREKFVGNADKVVNLITFYATEVREILASIGARSIQEVIGRADLLTQVSRGSAHLDDLDLNPLLITVDGASKIKYDRAQPRNVVLDTLDVEIVKDAERFLKDGEKMQLEYAVQNTLRTIGTRTSSHIVSRFGMNNDLQDDHLTVKLRGSAGQSLGAFLVHGLKLEVSGDANDYVGKGLSGGTIVVRPQMQSPLVASENTIIGNTVLYGATKGFLFASGRAGERFGVRNSGAHVVIEGCGTNGCEYMTGGVAVILGSIGANFGAGMTGGMAYLYDPDGTAAELINMETLVTCPVTVPHWENQLMTLIERHATETASRKAQDILQHWETERQNFIQVCPKEMLIHLKAPLSIEDQAIPAE; via the coding sequence ATGACAACCTATGATGAAACCTGGGTCGCCGCCGAAGAAGCCAAGCGCAAGTGGATGGCCGAAAACAGCCTGTACCGGGACGAGGATGAACATTCCTCCTGCGGGGTCGGCCTTGTCGTGTCGATCAAGGGCGAGGCGTCGCGCGACGTCGTCGAAAAGGGCATCAATGCGCTGAAGGCGATCTGGCACCGCGGTGCTGTCGATGCCGACGGCAAGACGGGCGACGGTGCCGGCATCCACGTCCAGATCCCGCAGGCGTTCTTTCACGACCAGATCCGCCGGACGGGTCACGAACACGCCGAAGGCGAACGCATCGCCGTCGGCCAGATCTTTCTGCCGCGCACGGATTTTGCCGCACAGGAACGCTGCCGCACGATCGTGGAATCCGAAGTGCTGCGCATGGGGCACTGGATCTATGGCTGGCGCCATGTGCCCGTGAATATCGACGTGCTGGGTGAAAAGGCCAACGCGACCCGGCCCGAGATCGAGCAGATCCTGATCCGCTGCGAAGGTGAGATGGACGAGGAGCAGTTCGAGCGCGAACTCTACATCATCCGCCGCCGGATCGAGAAGGCCGTGACGGCCGCGGGCGTCGCGGGCTTCTACATCTGTTCGATGTCCACCCGGTCGATCATCTACAAGGGCATGATGCTGGCCGAACAGGTCGCCGTCTTCTACCCCGACCTGATGGACCAGCGGTTCGAGTCCGCTTTTGCGATCTACCACCAGCGCTATTCCACCAACACCTTCCCCCAGTGGTCGCTGGCCCAGCCCTTCCGCATGCTGGCCCACAATGGCGAGATCAACACGCTGAAGGGCAACATCAACTGGATGCGCAGCCACGAGATTCGCATGGCCTCCTCGGCGTTCGGAGAAGCGGCGGGAGACATCAAGCCGATCATCCCGTCGGGGGCCTCCGACTCTGCCGCACTCGATTCCGTGTTCGAGGTGCTGGTGCGTGCCGGCCGCACCGCGCCGATGGCCAAGACGATGATGGTGCCGGAAGCGTGGTCCAAGCAGCAGGCCGAAATGCCGCAAAGCTGGCAGGACATGTACGGATACTGCAACGCCGTCATGGAACCCTGGGACGGCCCCGCCGCCCTTGCCATGACCGACGGCCGCTGGGTCTGCGGCGGGCTTGACCGTAACGGCCTGCGCCCGCTGCGCTATGTCGTGACCGGTGACGGCCTGCTGGTCGCCGGGTCAGAAGCCGGGATGGTCCCGGTGGACGAATCCACCGTCGTCGAAAAGGGTGCGCTGGGTCCGGGGCAGATGATCGCCGTCGACATGACCGAAGGGCGGCTTTACCACGACACCGAACTGAAGAACAAACTGGCAGTCGGCCAGCCCTTCGGCGACTGGGTCGAAAAGGTCGTCGAACTGTCCGACTTGCTGAAGAACGTGCCGGAACAGGCGCTGTTCGAAGGCGAAGTCCTGCGTCGCCGCCAGCGCGCTGCCGGCTATAGCATCGAAGAGCTGGAGCAGGTGCTGGCCCCGATGGCCGAGGACGGTAAGGAAATGATCGCCTCGATGGGCGACGATACGCCCTCTGCGGTGCTGTCCACGACCTTCCGCCCGCTGTCGCACTTCTTCCGCCAGAACTTCAGCCAGGTCACGAACCCGCCGATCGACAGCCTGCGCGAAAGCCGGGTGATGAGCCTCAAGACGCGGTTCGGCAACCTCAAGAACGTGCTGGACGAAGACAGCAGCCAGACCGAGATCCTCGTTCTGGAAAGCCCCTTTGTCGCGAACGCCGAGTTCGACGAGATGGTGAAGCATTTCGGTGAAAGCGTCGCGATCATCGACTGTACCTTTGCCCCCGGCGATCATGCACTGGCCCATGCCCTTGAACGCATCCGGTCAGAGGCAGAGGACGCCGTCCGGTCCGGCGCCGGGCATCTGGTGCTGACCGATCAGCACCAGTCCGAATCCCGTGTCGCGATGCCGATGATCCTGGCCACCAGCGCTGTCCATTCGGGTCTGACCCGGAACGGTTTGCGGACCTTCTGTTCCGTCAACGTGCGCTCTGCCGAATGTATGGATCCGCATTACTTCGCGGTCCTGATCGGCTGCGGTGCGACCACGGTGAACGCCTATCTGGCACAGGACAGCATCGCGGACCGTCTGAACCGTGGCCTTGTGGACGGAACCCTGACCGAAGCCGTGGGCCGTTACCGCGCCGCCATCGACGCCGGTCTGCTCAAGATCATGTCCAAGATGGGCATTTCGGTCCTGTCGTCCTATCGCGGTGGTCTGAACTTCGAGGCGGTCGGCCTGTCCCGCGCCATGGTCGCCGAATACTTCCCTGGCATGCAGTCGCGGATTTCCGGCATCGGCATCAGCGGTATTCAGGCCAAGCTGGAAGAGGTGCACGCCCACGGCTGGCGTCAGACCGATCAGGTCCTGCCCATCGGCGGCTTCTACAAGGCGCGGCGTTCGGGTGAAAAGCACGCCTGGGAAGCGCAGACGATGCACATGCTGCAGGCGGCCTGCGCCAAGTCTTCCTATGCGATGTGGCAGCAATTCTCCAAGGCGATGCAGTCGAACCCGCCGATCCACCTGCGCGACCTGCTGGCGATCAAGCCGATGGGAAAGGCCATTCCCATCGAGGAAGTCGAGAGCATCACTTCGATCCGCAAGCGGTTCGTGACGCCGGGCATGTCTCTGGGCGCCCTGTCGCCCGAGGCGCACAAGACGCTGAACGTCGCCATGAACCGGATCGGCGCAAAGTCTGACAGCGGTGAGGGCGGCGAAGACCCCGCGCACTTCCTGCCAGAGGCGAACGGCGACAACCCGTCCGCCAAGATCAAGCAGGTTGCATCGGGGCGTTTCGGCGTCACGGCGGAATATCTGAACGCCTGTGAAGAGCTTGAGATCAAGGTCGCCCAAGGTGCCAAGCCCGGCGAGGGTGGCCAGTTGCCCGGCATGAAGGTCACCGACCTGATCGCCCGGCTGCGGCATTCGACCAAGGGGGTCACGCTGATCTCTCCGCCGCCGCACCACGACATCTACTCGATCGAAGACCTCGCGCAGCTGATCTACGACCTCAAGCAGATCAACCCGCGCGCCAAGGTCACGGTGAAGCTCGTGGCCTCCAGCGGCGTCGGCACGATTGCCGCGGGTGTGGCCAAGGCCAAGGCCGACGTCATCCTGATCTCGGGCCACAACGGCGGCACCGGGGCCTCGCCTGCTACGTCCATCAAATACGCGGGTCTGCCGTGGGAAATGGGTCTGACCGAGGCGCATCAGGTTCTGGCGATGAACAAGCTGCGCGAACGCGTGATCCTGCGGACCGACGGTGGTCTGCGCACGGGTCGTGACATCGTCATGGCCGCGATGATGGGGGCCGAGGAATACGGCATCGGCACCGCCGCCCTGATCGCCATGGGCTGCATCATGGTCCGTCAGTGCCAGTCGAACACCTGCCCGGTGGGCGTCTGCACGCAGGACCCGGCGTTGCGCGAAAAGTTCGTGGGCAACGCAGACAAGGTCGTGAACCTGATTACCTTCTACGCGACCGAAGTGCGGGAAATCCTCGCGTCCATCGGCGCGCGGTCGATCCAGGAGGTCATTGGTCGGGCCGATCTGCTGACGCAGGTCTCGCGCGGCTCTGCCCACCTCGACGATCTGGACCTGAACCCGCTGCTGATCACCGTCGATGGCGCGTCCAAGATCAAGTACGACCGCGCGCAGCCGCGCAATGTCGTGCTGGACACGCTGGACGTCGAAATCGTGAAGGACGCCGAACGCTTCCTGAAGGACGGCGAGAAGATGCAGCTGGAATACGCGGTGCAGAACACGCTGCGCACCATCGGCACGCGAACGTCGAGCCACATTGTCAGCCGGTTCGGGATGAACAACGACCTGCAGGACGACCATCTGACGGTCAAGCTGCGCGGGTCGGCCGGTCAGTCGCTGGGCGCGTTCCTCGTCCACGGGCTGAAACTGGAAGTCTCTGGCGATGCCAACGACTATGTCGGCAAGGGTCTGTCGGGCGGGACGATCGTCGTGCGTCCGCAGATGCAAAGCCCGCTGGTGGCCTCTGAAAACACGATCATCGGCAACACGGTGCTTTACGGTGCGACAAAGGGGTTCCTCTTTGCCTCGGGTCGCGCTGGCGAACGCTTTGGCGTGCGCAACTCTGGCGCGCATGTGGTGATCGAAGGCTGCGGCACCAACGGCTGCGAATACATGACCGGCGGTGTGGCGGTCATCCTTGGCAGCATCGGTGCGAACTTTGGCGCGGGCATGACCGGGGGCATGGCGTACCTTTATGATCCGGATGGCACTGCGGCAGAGTTGATCAACATGGAAACGCTGGTGACCTGTCCGGTCACGGTGCCGCATTGGGAAAACCAGTTGATGACGCTGATCGAGCGTCATGCCACGGAAACCGCAAGTCGCAAGGCGCAGGACATCCTGCAGCATTGGGAAACCGAGCGGCAGAATTTCATCCAGGTCTGCCCGAAGGAGATGCTGATCCACCTCAAGGCGCCGCTGAGCATCGAGGATCAGGCCATCCCGGCGGAATGA
- a CDS encoding complex I NDUFA9 subunit family protein, which translates to MSKLVTIFGGSGFVGRYITRRLAQDGWRIRVACRSPEEAGFVRTYGAVGQVEPVFCNIRNDDSVRSVTRGVDAVINCVGVLAESGKNTFKAVQAEAPGRIARIAREEAVTRMIQISAIGADSESASAYARTKAAGEAAVIEQMPGAVILRPSVVFGPEDEFFNRFAGMSRMGPVLPVVGADTLFQPVYVDDVAAAAVAALDDHTAQGVYELGGPDVATFRDLMHRMLAVVQRKRIVANIPFPIARLMAGGFGLLKTVTLGLVTPPLTTDQVRNLGVDNVVSDGARGLRDLGVTPTSIDSVLPDYLWRFRPSGQYTAIKNSAKNLKKS; encoded by the coding sequence ATGTCCAAGCTTGTCACCATCTTCGGCGGTTCCGGTTTTGTCGGGCGGTATATCACGCGACGTCTGGCGCAGGACGGCTGGCGCATCCGCGTCGCCTGCCGCTCGCCGGAAGAGGCGGGTTTTGTCCGGACCTATGGCGCCGTGGGTCAGGTCGAACCCGTGTTCTGCAACATCCGCAATGACGACAGCGTCCGCAGCGTGACCCGCGGCGTCGATGCCGTGATCAACTGCGTGGGCGTGTTGGCCGAGTCCGGCAAGAATACCTTCAAGGCCGTTCAGGCCGAAGCACCCGGGCGCATCGCCCGCATCGCGCGTGAAGAGGCCGTGACGCGCATGATCCAGATTTCAGCCATCGGCGCCGACAGCGAGTCCGCCAGCGCCTATGCCCGCACGAAGGCCGCCGGCGAGGCTGCCGTGATCGAACAGATGCCGGGTGCCGTGATCCTGCGCCCCTCGGTCGTTTTCGGGCCGGAAGACGAATTCTTCAACCGCTTTGCCGGTATGTCGCGCATGGGGCCGGTGCTGCCGGTTGTCGGCGCCGACACGCTGTTCCAGCCCGTCTATGTCGATGACGTCGCCGCGGCGGCTGTGGCTGCATTGGACGATCACACGGCACAGGGTGTCTATGAACTGGGCGGTCCCGATGTGGCGACCTTCCGTGACCTGATGCACAGAATGCTGGCCGTCGTGCAGCGCAAACGCATCGTGGCGAACATCCCCTTTCCCATCGCGCGTCTCATGGCTGGCGGCTTTGGCCTGCTCAAGACCGTGACGCTCGGCCTCGTGACGCCGCCGCTGACCACCGATCAGGTGCGTAACCTGGGCGTCGACAATGTCGTGTCGGATGGCGCGCGCGGACTGCGCGATCTGGGCGTGACGCCGACGTCGATCGACTCTGTCCTGCCGGATTACCTGTGGCGGTTCCGACCATCGGGACAATACACGGCGATCAAGAACAGCGCCAAGAATCTGAAGAAGTCATAA